In Bdellovibrionales bacterium, the following proteins share a genomic window:
- the efp gene encoding elongation factor P, whose protein sequence is MVATSDFKKGMKILIDNEPYSIVDFQHVKPGKGNQFTRTKLKHLITGSNLERTIKSGEKFTVPDVHFQTMNFLYKDESGYNFMDQTSFEQFALNDDVLGDAPRYLLENMEVNVCIYNDRAVGVELPNSVVLKVTQTDPGHKGNTVTNTYKPATLQTGYIVQVPLHINEGDQLKIDTRTGDYVGRVND, encoded by the coding sequence ATGGTGGCAACAAGCGACTTCAAAAAGGGAATGAAGATTCTCATCGATAACGAGCCTTATTCCATAGTGGATTTTCAGCACGTAAAACCTGGCAAGGGCAATCAGTTTACGCGGACAAAATTGAAACATCTCATCACTGGTTCTAATTTGGAGCGAACGATTAAATCGGGCGAAAAATTCACTGTACCGGACGTCCATTTTCAGACGATGAATTTTCTTTACAAAGACGAGAGTGGATACAACTTCATGGATCAGACTTCTTTTGAGCAATTTGCTTTGAACGATGATGTTCTCGGTGATGCTCCTCGATATCTCCTGGAAAACATGGAAGTGAACGTTTGCATTTACAACGACCGTGCCGTCGGTGTTGAGCTTCCCAACTCTGTTGTTCTCAAAGTAACCCAAACAGATCCCGGCCATAAGGGAAATACTGTTACTAATACTTACAAGCCCGCCACTTTGCAGACAGGTTACATTGTGCAGGTACCTTTGCACATCAATGAGGGTGACCAGCTCAAAATTGATACGCGGACGGGTGACTATGTTGGCCGAGTGAATGACTAG
- the ruvC gene encoding crossover junction endodeoxyribonuclease RuvC has protein sequence MSLIIGLDPGSQCTGYGVLKLGDSSQLQYRGHGTLTPPRGLEFAARLHALYEMLDEVFSRWKPSEVIIEKVFLGQNVDSAFKLGHARGLCLAVASRYRCRIREMAPRAVKKAVTGYGAASKDQVSLAIVGWLGLETRGIRHDATDALALAVARGLLLESEDRLTQLMKENP, from the coding sequence GTGAGTCTCATTATCGGATTGGATCCAGGCAGTCAGTGCACTGGTTACGGGGTTCTCAAGCTGGGCGACAGCTCTCAGCTTCAGTACCGAGGCCATGGAACCTTGACTCCTCCTCGAGGCTTGGAGTTTGCTGCAAGGCTTCATGCTCTCTATGAAATGCTGGATGAAGTTTTTTCCCGCTGGAAGCCTTCGGAAGTCATCATCGAAAAAGTTTTTTTAGGGCAGAACGTGGACAGTGCTTTTAAACTTGGACATGCCAGAGGACTCTGTTTGGCCGTGGCTTCGCGCTATCGCTGTCGGATTCGAGAAATGGCTCCTAGAGCCGTAAAAAAAGCCGTGACCGGGTACGGAGCAGCCAGTAAGGATCAGGTGTCATTGGCTATTGTCGGTTGGTTAGGCCTGGAGACTCGCGGTATTCGCCATGATGCCACCGATGCCCTTGCTCTTGCGGTCGCACGCGGTCTTCTCTTGGAAAGTGAAGATCGATTGACCCAACTGATGAAGGAGAATCCATGA
- a CDS encoding translocation/assembly module TamB, which translates to MSWVFFQKWRKWFYYSAVFAAFFFLLGFSYRYHLPRIKSWLLVELENQSQKHTSARVWPERLGLGLFPPQLIFEGVRIIPKPPLSLSFSPSYIKELRIKLNWLALFRGQFRLAEVIFDHPNLNILLPHLFASESEQKNLIQQPSLDIQIREISTIPIDKLIITDLELKARSPGDKAQIGLKKASFVMTNMFDALLIEANFPNVNLRKEGLAPLDLSFESRFLIDDENLQISSLKLRKQSSYFVASGYLNGKLAKANFESGKMSSRSHFSLPEVRLLVQDYLEKIRLPRLKGTIDLDLDLNWTQNVYPNIQFRTQATGVEINNFVLGTLTTNGSLSKENILFERLNISNNAGTVLLEQSVLDTKNNWKFSTSVNIAQLELQQLLLNLTVPKTPLHLDLSGSLPCEGELYPFQMNCKGKVFGKNLSVHSGEPEKFPIVDVANIEADGEVKVNLNEVTYKAEIKVGKSSTGRSSGTINYSKGFNIDYEGDRVDFSDVQNLAKLKLEGVGKVKGSTVGDSSYGTIKMDISNDDFWMEDFPLGKVSTELQYKEGFLYFNQVKGFFKTSRYTGNVAIDLRKNNLSITGQVPFVDLEDLRLLFERKYLFPLSIDGSGSAEIRVSGPLILNQLNFDLRSSFYRGSLGNESFDELILNAGATNGNVKLRQAYLSKATGRISFDGGLSSSGILDAVVLGRNLRLEQSENIEKINLNVTGLVDFTTSLRGPIRNPKTDIHLRLSQLVIADKPFEDSSLKIKLTPLALQGGGNIMGNLIKTDFTIPFSSDGPFRLFIEANDLNFTQLFTIFSGPGRKVDFDSKFTSTVDLSSSNGGLFKSSGYAKIDDFTLRRGNTTLALNRPINLEVREGTLSSETFNLQGHGSLVSLTIKDTSKDRINIGVNGKLDMGLALLFLPFLDDLKGVLSLSGQLKGNWENPEVMGSAFIDNGLLRVRDFPQSFEQIRADLLFSHKKIVVNSASGQLGGGPFSAEGKIQVKKINDVLIDVKGRFKDISLNIPDGVKTKGSGDFFLKGNWFPYSLGGEYQVSQGEVSKEIDGNAQKAGKIKPSTFLPAFLIEDKFQPFLLDWNVILKRPIVVKNSLVNSPLSGSLKVSGEISAPSLKGQLSLEKDGKVFFHETPFDVAIGQVVFSGDDSDNPNIFLNASSRVKDEYDINLLIQGRAKDPQFNLSSQPPLAESEIISLLALGIKPKSDSDSKEFQTGELATQTTLQIGSALLQKPLGDINKLTGVEVDVSGATGADQAVVPNLTLKKQWTPKFGISASRTVENNPTNNAKIEYKVNKKLSVIGTWENKEGNPEIKDTSTEKVGVDLEYRLEFR; encoded by the coding sequence ATGAGCTGGGTATTTTTCCAGAAATGGCGTAAATGGTTTTATTATTCGGCAGTCTTTGCCGCATTTTTCTTTTTGCTCGGATTCTCCTACCGATATCATCTGCCCCGCATCAAATCATGGTTACTCGTCGAACTTGAGAATCAATCCCAGAAGCACACATCGGCAAGAGTATGGCCCGAAAGACTCGGGCTCGGGCTCTTTCCTCCACAGCTCATTTTTGAGGGAGTCAGAATCATTCCAAAACCACCTCTTTCTCTGTCCTTTTCACCTTCTTATATCAAGGAATTGCGAATCAAACTTAATTGGCTAGCACTGTTTCGTGGACAATTTCGCCTGGCTGAAGTTATCTTCGACCATCCCAACTTGAACATTCTTCTTCCACATCTTTTCGCTTCGGAAAGTGAACAAAAGAACCTCATTCAACAGCCCTCGCTTGACATCCAAATAAGAGAGATCTCCACAATCCCAATTGATAAACTCATTATCACTGATCTAGAGTTAAAGGCTCGATCACCAGGAGACAAAGCCCAAATAGGGTTAAAGAAAGCTTCCTTCGTGATGACCAATATGTTCGATGCGTTGCTGATTGAAGCTAATTTTCCAAATGTCAATTTACGCAAAGAGGGCTTGGCACCGCTTGATCTGAGTTTTGAAAGTAGATTCTTGATCGATGACGAAAATTTGCAGATATCATCTCTCAAATTAAGAAAGCAATCTTCCTATTTTGTCGCCTCCGGATACCTCAATGGCAAACTAGCCAAAGCAAATTTTGAATCAGGTAAGATGAGCAGCCGCTCTCATTTTTCCTTGCCGGAAGTGCGCCTACTGGTTCAAGACTATCTGGAAAAAATAAGACTTCCGCGTCTCAAGGGAACTATTGACTTAGATTTGGACCTCAATTGGACTCAAAATGTCTACCCGAATATTCAATTCAGAACTCAGGCCACTGGAGTAGAAATAAACAATTTTGTTCTGGGAACTCTGACTACAAATGGCAGTCTCTCAAAAGAAAATATCCTTTTTGAGCGGTTAAATATAAGCAACAACGCAGGGACGGTCCTCCTTGAGCAATCTGTCCTTGACACAAAAAATAATTGGAAATTCTCGACTTCCGTCAATATTGCACAGTTAGAGCTTCAACAGCTCCTGCTCAACCTCACAGTCCCGAAAACCCCGCTTCACCTTGATCTGAGCGGCAGCCTACCCTGCGAAGGAGAATTGTACCCATTTCAGATGAACTGCAAAGGAAAAGTCTTTGGTAAAAATCTAAGTGTACACTCTGGAGAACCAGAGAAATTTCCGATTGTTGACGTGGCAAATATCGAGGCGGATGGAGAGGTAAAAGTCAATTTGAATGAGGTTACTTATAAGGCCGAAATCAAGGTTGGAAAATCCTCAACTGGCAGATCTTCAGGCACAATTAACTACTCCAAGGGTTTTAATATTGATTACGAGGGAGATCGTGTCGATTTTTCGGACGTCCAAAATCTAGCGAAGTTAAAATTAGAAGGAGTAGGAAAAGTAAAAGGGAGCACCGTGGGTGATAGTTCTTACGGGACAATTAAAATGGATATCAGCAATGATGATTTCTGGATGGAAGACTTCCCTCTCGGGAAGGTGAGCACCGAATTGCAATACAAAGAAGGTTTCCTTTATTTTAATCAGGTCAAAGGTTTCTTTAAAACCTCGCGGTACACAGGAAATGTGGCAATTGACCTCCGCAAAAACAACTTGTCTATAACTGGCCAAGTCCCCTTCGTTGATTTGGAAGATCTCAGGCTGTTGTTCGAAAGAAAATATTTGTTTCCTCTCTCTATCGATGGTTCAGGATCTGCCGAAATTAGGGTGTCCGGACCGCTGATCCTTAACCAGTTAAATTTTGATCTTAGATCGTCATTCTATCGAGGAAGCTTAGGCAACGAAAGTTTCGACGAGTTAATTCTCAATGCCGGAGCCACAAATGGGAATGTTAAACTGCGACAAGCCTACCTATCAAAAGCGACAGGTCGAATTTCTTTCGATGGGGGTCTCAGTTCCAGCGGAATTCTTGACGCTGTTGTCCTTGGAAGAAATTTGCGACTCGAGCAGTCCGAAAATATAGAAAAAATTAATCTCAACGTGACTGGACTTGTCGATTTTACGACTTCGCTGCGTGGTCCGATTCGCAACCCAAAAACAGACATACACCTGCGACTCTCCCAATTGGTAATTGCGGATAAACCCTTTGAGGATTCCAGCCTCAAAATTAAGCTCACTCCTCTTGCTCTGCAAGGTGGCGGTAACATCATGGGAAATCTCATTAAGACAGACTTTACAATTCCCTTTTCGAGTGATGGACCATTTCGTCTGTTTATAGAAGCCAATGATCTCAATTTTACCCAATTGTTCACCATCTTTTCAGGGCCCGGACGAAAAGTGGACTTTGACTCCAAATTCACTTCGACCGTCGACTTAAGCTCAAGCAATGGAGGTCTTTTCAAAAGCTCTGGGTACGCTAAAATCGATGATTTCACACTTCGGAGAGGAAACACCACTCTTGCACTAAATCGGCCGATTAACTTGGAAGTACGTGAAGGCACATTGAGTTCAGAAACCTTTAACCTTCAGGGTCATGGCTCACTTGTTTCTCTTACCATCAAAGACACCTCGAAAGATCGCATAAATATTGGAGTAAATGGAAAACTCGACATGGGACTGGCTCTTCTCTTTTTGCCATTTCTTGATGACTTGAAGGGCGTTCTTTCTCTCTCCGGGCAACTAAAGGGCAACTGGGAAAATCCAGAAGTAATGGGGTCTGCGTTTATAGATAATGGCCTGCTGAGGGTGAGAGACTTCCCGCAGTCCTTTGAGCAGATCCGCGCAGATCTACTTTTTAGCCATAAGAAAATTGTGGTCAACTCAGCCAGTGGACAATTGGGAGGCGGCCCTTTTTCGGCGGAGGGAAAAATTCAGGTGAAGAAAATCAATGACGTCTTGATTGATGTAAAGGGCCGATTTAAAGATATCAGTCTCAACATTCCTGATGGGGTAAAAACAAAGGGCTCCGGTGACTTCTTTTTGAAAGGAAATTGGTTCCCCTACAGTTTGGGAGGCGAATACCAGGTCAGTCAGGGAGAAGTCTCCAAAGAGATTGATGGAAACGCCCAAAAAGCTGGGAAAATCAAACCGTCTACTTTTTTACCCGCCTTTCTGATTGAAGACAAATTTCAACCTTTCCTTCTCGACTGGAACGTCATTCTGAAGCGTCCAATTGTTGTCAAAAACTCTTTGGTCAACTCACCTCTTTCAGGATCTCTTAAAGTCAGTGGAGAAATTTCTGCACCCTCTCTCAAAGGACAGCTCTCACTGGAAAAAGATGGAAAAGTCTTCTTCCATGAAACGCCCTTTGATGTCGCGATAGGTCAGGTTGTTTTTTCGGGCGATGACTCCGATAATCCAAATATATTTCTCAATGCCAGCTCCAGGGTCAAAGATGAATATGATATTAACCTGTTAATTCAAGGGCGAGCCAAGGATCCTCAGTTTAACCTATCCAGCCAACCCCCTTTGGCTGAATCCGAGATTATTAGCCTCTTGGCTCTCGGAATAAAGCCCAAAAGCGACAGTGATAGCAAGGAGTTTCAAACTGGAGAATTGGCAACCCAGACAACTCTGCAAATAGGCTCAGCCCTGCTCCAAAAGCCACTGGGAGACATTAATAAACTAACGGGAGTAGAAGTTGATGTGTCTGGGGCCACTGGCGCTGATCAGGCTGTCGTGCCAAATTTGACATTAAAAAAGCAATGGACTCCAAAATTTGGTATTTCAGCAAGCAGAACAGTCGAAAATAATCCAACAAACAATGCTAAGATTGAATATAAAGTAAACAAAAAGCTTTCTGTCATCGGAACATGGGAGAATAAGGAAGGAAATCCGGAAATCAAAGATACCTCTACCGAGAAAGTTGGAGTGGATCTTGAGTACCGATTGGAGTTTAGGTAG
- the ruvA gene encoding Holliday junction branch migration protein RuvA produces MIAFLRGEILSQDGEGVVLDVRGVGYELDCSQSTLDELAAQSGSVEVYVYTHLRAEALQLYGFAQLSEKQLFLSLTRVNGIGPKMAIRILSGAKTGEIVEMIEEGDAKSLAGLPKVGKKTAEQIVLTLKGKLVLNCGEIGVRSNSGVRQEILSALVNLGYRSHDVEKAVAQLDIKTDVQNGIREGLRILSANF; encoded by the coding sequence ATGATTGCATTTCTAAGAGGTGAAATTCTTTCCCAGGATGGGGAGGGTGTTGTTCTAGATGTGCGTGGAGTTGGTTATGAGCTTGATTGCTCACAGAGCACCTTAGACGAGTTGGCTGCACAATCAGGTTCAGTGGAGGTTTATGTATACACGCATCTGCGAGCAGAGGCCTTGCAGCTCTATGGCTTTGCTCAATTGAGTGAAAAGCAGCTTTTTCTTTCATTAACAAGAGTCAACGGAATTGGTCCTAAGATGGCAATCAGAATTCTCAGTGGAGCCAAGACTGGGGAGATCGTTGAGATGATCGAGGAAGGGGACGCAAAGAGTTTGGCGGGTTTGCCAAAAGTGGGAAAGAAAACGGCCGAGCAAATAGTTCTCACTTTAAAGGGGAAACTGGTATTGAACTGTGGCGAAATCGGAGTTCGATCCAATTCGGGCGTTCGTCAGGAAATTCTGTCGGCTTTGGTTAATCTGGGATATCGTTCTCACGATGTCGAAAAAGCGGTCGCACAATTGGATATCAAGACAGACGTGCAGAACGGGATTCGTGAGGGCCTGCGAATCCTTTCGGCGAATTTTTAA
- a CDS encoding flavodoxin family protein: MEQKIEREISELLKRWSNTEKVAEILSDRLEKSELPIAHELAIMSFLLQSGYLKLLFNPLLKRLQSDRPTSWLALIEIMSRNDVKPNREVLSAVFEGALKHQMLENLILSHGWDNYDTRFQKLRDELRKRLQDEILQKKNTLKEKLGFLANHRMIEEEERILKSLLNMFPEDQEIQAYKTGFKERWARNILSTSNQNYLTPTTEERMSIKWSENEMALLDSWLTTAKKISDARPEMAYTFTIFFIFAEAWEQALQILSLAPPSKNRDWLRLDILIHCRLFVDCLSEVDQTELTHSDDPETSFSAAYTRAHALHGLGQHRAAMEILQSIIEIRPNYRSAQTLLAEWAEGTR; the protein is encoded by the coding sequence TTGGAACAGAAGATAGAGAGGGAGATCAGCGAACTATTAAAACGCTGGTCAAATACAGAAAAGGTGGCGGAGATCCTCTCTGATCGGCTTGAAAAATCTGAACTTCCCATCGCCCATGAACTCGCGATAATGAGCTTTCTGCTCCAATCGGGTTATCTTAAATTGCTGTTTAACCCTCTGCTTAAGCGCTTGCAAAGTGACCGTCCGACATCCTGGCTGGCTCTCATCGAAATCATGAGCCGCAACGATGTGAAGCCAAATCGCGAGGTCCTCAGCGCCGTGTTTGAAGGGGCTCTGAAACATCAAATGCTTGAAAACCTAATTCTGTCCCATGGCTGGGACAATTACGACACGAGGTTTCAAAAATTAAGAGACGAACTCCGCAAACGCCTCCAGGACGAAATTCTTCAGAAGAAAAATACACTCAAGGAAAAATTGGGTTTTCTCGCCAACCACCGGATGATTGAGGAGGAGGAGCGAATTCTCAAATCTCTCCTGAACATGTTTCCAGAGGATCAGGAAATTCAGGCTTATAAAACTGGATTTAAGGAACGCTGGGCAAGAAACATCTTGTCGACCAGTAATCAAAATTACCTCACTCCAACAACTGAAGAGCGGATGTCGATTAAATGGTCTGAAAATGAAATGGCACTTCTGGATTCTTGGCTTACAACAGCCAAGAAAATCTCGGATGCCCGACCTGAGATGGCTTACACGTTCACTATATTTTTTATATTCGCGGAAGCCTGGGAGCAAGCTCTTCAGATTCTTAGCTTGGCTCCTCCTTCCAAAAATCGTGATTGGCTCAGACTGGATATCCTTATTCATTGTCGGCTTTTTGTTGATTGCCTCTCTGAAGTAGATCAAACAGAGCTGACCCACTCGGACGATCCCGAGACAAGCTTCTCAGCCGCCTACACAAGAGCTCATGCCTTACATGGACTTGGCCAACACAGAGCCGCAATGGAGATCCTTCAGAGTATCATTGAGATACGCCCGAATTATCGATCCGCTCAAACACTTCTTGCGGAATGGGCAGAAGGGACAAGATGA
- a CDS encoding tetratricopeptide repeat protein yields MDEVSPEFIERYQLIYEKNPKSKIFAPLSEAYRKMGLLKEALEVAQSGVSLHPDFAGGHVALGRIFIDQENWIEAARQFRTATELSPENILAQSTLAELLLRLKDPKGALKAFKMLLFLQPDNVKAQNAVKKLESLTADEYEADLFAMQPLKEAVRQRENAAIPLIPLAEPTAGLSLDSTKLKTLERIISLADAFLVRNDLDQARQVLAEAERQFGQHDEIIKRFKLLNPSSADNIKEGPESTSSRQPLKDRENQSKDEKVQFLRELLSHVSTSRESRI; encoded by the coding sequence ATGGATGAAGTCAGCCCAGAATTTATTGAACGCTATCAACTGATCTACGAGAAAAACCCCAAATCAAAAATTTTTGCCCCTCTCTCTGAGGCCTACAGAAAGATGGGGCTCCTGAAGGAAGCCCTCGAAGTCGCACAATCGGGAGTTTCATTGCATCCTGATTTTGCAGGCGGCCATGTCGCATTGGGCAGAATTTTTATTGATCAGGAAAACTGGATTGAGGCCGCACGTCAATTCCGCACAGCCACAGAACTTTCACCAGAAAATATCTTAGCGCAATCCACTCTGGCAGAACTTCTCCTTCGTCTCAAAGATCCAAAGGGCGCGCTCAAAGCATTTAAAATGCTCCTTTTCCTCCAACCCGATAATGTGAAAGCCCAAAATGCGGTTAAGAAACTTGAAAGCTTGACAGCGGATGAGTATGAGGCCGATCTTTTTGCTATGCAGCCGCTGAAGGAAGCTGTGCGGCAACGAGAAAATGCTGCAATACCTTTGATTCCGTTGGCAGAACCTACCGCAGGGCTATCTTTAGATTCGACAAAGCTAAAAACTTTGGAGCGAATCATCTCCCTCGCTGATGCTTTTTTGGTCCGCAACGATCTCGATCAGGCCCGACAAGTCCTTGCCGAGGCTGAGAGGCAGTTTGGACAACACGATGAAATCATCAAACGTTTCAAACTGCTGAATCCTAGTTCTGCTGACAATATCAAAGAAGGCCCCGAATCAACTTCTTCAAGACAGCCTTTAAAGGACAGAGAAAATCAGAGCAAAGACGAAAAGGTTCAGTTCCTTAGGGAGCTTCTTAGTCATGTGTCGACTTCTCGAGAGTCCCGAATCTGA
- the ald gene encoding alanine dehydrogenase: MIVGIPKEIKISENRVGMTEAGVRQLVQEGHTLLVENNAGLGSLITNEQYEKAGAKIVGSIKEIYSKSDMVVKVKEPLPDEYDLLRPDQILYTYLHLAAEPKLTKVLVEKRVKAVAYETIQDSFGNLPLLTPMSEVAGRMATQIGAFYLQKDHGGKGILLGGVTGTHAGKVTIIGGGVVGTNAAKMAVGLGAEVTVLDVNHKRLEYLDDIFKGRVQTLHSNSQNIENSTCQSDLLIGGILVTGSKAPKLVTKEMIATMSRGSVVVDVAVDQGGCIETCRPTSHTHPTYEVDGVIHYCVPNMPGVVARTSTYALTNATFRYASMLARMGVEEAISKDPALFKGLNVYGGYVSYEPVARDLGMEYRPFRF, translated from the coding sequence ATGATTGTTGGTATTCCAAAAGAAATTAAGATCAGTGAAAACAGAGTGGGTATGACGGAGGCCGGTGTTCGTCAGCTCGTTCAAGAGGGGCACACTCTCCTTGTTGAAAACAATGCCGGACTGGGTAGTTTGATTACGAACGAGCAATACGAAAAGGCGGGAGCTAAGATCGTTGGGTCAATAAAGGAAATCTACAGTAAATCTGATATGGTTGTGAAAGTAAAAGAGCCACTTCCAGATGAATATGACTTGTTACGTCCCGATCAGATTCTCTACACTTACCTGCACCTGGCAGCGGAGCCAAAATTAACAAAAGTCTTAGTCGAAAAAAGGGTGAAGGCAGTAGCTTACGAAACCATTCAGGACTCCTTCGGAAATCTTCCCTTATTGACTCCAATGAGTGAAGTTGCGGGCCGAATGGCGACGCAGATTGGAGCCTTTTATTTGCAGAAGGATCATGGAGGCAAGGGTATTTTGCTGGGTGGAGTGACTGGTACTCATGCTGGGAAAGTCACGATTATCGGGGGGGGAGTGGTCGGAACAAACGCAGCCAAAATGGCGGTTGGATTGGGCGCCGAAGTGACTGTTCTGGATGTGAATCACAAGCGGCTTGAGTATCTTGATGATATCTTTAAAGGGCGTGTTCAGACCCTTCATTCAAATTCCCAAAACATTGAGAACAGCACTTGTCAAAGTGATCTCTTAATTGGCGGGATTTTAGTAACAGGTAGCAAAGCTCCAAAACTTGTCACCAAGGAAATGATTGCGACAATGTCCCGCGGGAGCGTTGTTGTCGATGTGGCCGTTGATCAGGGTGGATGTATTGAAACCTGTCGCCCGACATCTCACACTCATCCGACTTATGAAGTTGACGGAGTGATTCATTATTGTGTCCCAAATATGCCAGGTGTCGTAGCGAGAACATCAACTTACGCACTTACAAATGCCACCTTTCGTTACGCCTCTATGTTGGCCCGGATGGGGGTCGAAGAAGCCATTTCCAAAGATCCAGCTCTTTTTAAAGGCCTGAATGTCTATGGAGGCTACGTTTCCTACGAACCCGTAGCCAGGGATCTTGGAATGGAATACCGTCCATTTCGTTTTTAG
- the ruvB gene encoding Holliday junction branch migration DNA helicase RuvB, with amino-acid sequence MLETIQDRMIDGQANETDQPLDKALRPIRFEDFPGQDKVKEKLRVFVSSAKKREEPLDHTLLCGPPGLGKTTLAYIIAKTMGVEIRATSGPALYRKGDLAAILTSLRPHSVFFIDEIHRLSRDVEEYLYSAMEDFHLDIISGEGLGARTMRFKLAPFTLVGATTRAGLLKAPFRDRFGIVERLNFYDKESLRQILARSASLLKIELTDDGSMEISRRSRGTPRIANRLLRRVRDYAEVEGNGTIDGELARYGLDRLEVDQLGLDNMDRRILHLIHHKFQGGPVGIDTMAAALSEESDTLEEVYEPFLIQEGLLLKTPRGRVITETSRKHLEKMEPDEFLSR; translated from the coding sequence GTGTTGGAAACGATTCAAGATCGAATGATAGATGGTCAGGCAAATGAAACGGATCAGCCTCTCGATAAGGCCTTGCGTCCCATTCGATTTGAGGATTTTCCTGGACAAGACAAGGTGAAAGAAAAACTGCGGGTTTTTGTCTCATCAGCCAAAAAGCGCGAAGAGCCACTGGATCACACTTTGTTATGTGGCCCTCCTGGCTTGGGAAAAACCACCTTGGCTTACATCATTGCAAAAACGATGGGAGTTGAAATCCGAGCCACAAGTGGACCCGCCTTATATCGGAAGGGAGATCTTGCGGCAATATTGACGAGCCTTCGGCCCCATTCTGTTTTTTTTATTGATGAAATCCACCGACTCAGTCGCGATGTGGAGGAATATCTTTATAGCGCCATGGAGGATTTCCATTTGGATATCATATCAGGAGAAGGGCTCGGCGCCCGAACGATGCGTTTCAAGTTGGCTCCTTTTACTCTTGTAGGTGCTACAACACGAGCGGGCCTATTAAAGGCACCTTTTCGTGATCGGTTTGGGATTGTGGAACGTTTGAACTTTTACGACAAAGAGTCGCTCCGGCAAATCTTGGCTCGTTCGGCCTCCCTTTTGAAAATTGAACTGACTGATGATGGCTCGATGGAGATTTCTCGGCGCAGTCGTGGAACTCCACGAATTGCAAATCGCCTCTTGAGGCGAGTGCGCGATTATGCCGAGGTTGAGGGCAACGGCACGATTGATGGGGAGCTGGCTCGCTATGGTCTTGACCGTTTAGAGGTAGATCAATTGGGATTGGACAATATGGACCGAAGAATACTTCATTTGATTCACCATAAGTTTCAGGGCGGTCCTGTCGGGATCGACACCATGGCGGCGGCGCTCTCTGAAGAGTCCGATACCCTGGAGGAGGTCTACGAACCCTTTCTTATTCAAGAAGGACTTCTCCTCAAAACGCCACGGGGTCGTGTTATTACTGAGACCTCTCGTAAGCACCTTGAAAAAATGGAGCCGGACGAATTTTTGAGTCGATAG
- a CDS encoding UDP-3-O-acyl-N-acetylglucosamine deacetylase, whose product MFLQRTIRKRVEVRGIGLHTGKPALLTFCPAPEGTGIYFVRRDLPGSPAISTQAKYVQATTMATTLGGHAFSVSTVEHCLSALAAFRIDNLFIELSGTEIPIGDGSASIFLDALLESGVVEQQQPRKYAYINQAIYYGDDEKHAYVVPYNGLRVTCTIEFPHPKIGRQTLDLDINEHSFAREIARARTFGFLKDVEAMRERGLALGGSLENAVVLDAHDIINPEGLRFPDEFVRHKILDALGDLVTLGMPLMGHLVLYRAGHDVMNRLVRTIIDSPDHYRHIELGADLPEDIMVGRRLWAFS is encoded by the coding sequence ATGTTTTTACAACGAACAATTCGCAAGCGAGTGGAAGTGAGGGGAATTGGCCTTCATACGGGAAAACCCGCACTCTTGACCTTTTGTCCGGCTCCAGAAGGGACCGGAATTTATTTTGTCAGAAGGGATCTTCCCGGAAGTCCCGCGATTTCGACGCAAGCGAAATATGTGCAGGCAACGACAATGGCGACAACTCTCGGTGGTCATGCCTTTTCTGTTTCTACAGTTGAGCATTGTTTGTCCGCCCTAGCGGCGTTTCGTATCGATAATCTTTTTATTGAGTTGAGCGGGACAGAGATCCCCATTGGGGACGGAAGTGCGAGCATTTTTCTAGATGCTTTGCTGGAATCGGGAGTGGTGGAGCAGCAGCAGCCGAGAAAGTACGCCTATATCAATCAAGCGATTTACTATGGAGACGATGAGAAACATGCCTATGTTGTTCCTTACAATGGACTTCGCGTCACTTGTACGATTGAGTTTCCCCATCCTAAGATTGGTCGTCAGACTTTAGATTTGGACATCAATGAGCACTCCTTTGCTCGTGAGATTGCCAGAGCCCGAACTTTCGGTTTTTTAAAGGATGTGGAGGCCATGCGGGAGCGGGGTCTCGCTCTTGGGGGAAGCCTTGAGAATGCTGTCGTCCTCGATGCACATGATATTATTAATCCTGAAGGGCTTCGATTTCCTGATGAGTTTGTGCGCCACAAGATTCTTGATGCTTTGGGAGATCTGGTGACTTTAGGAATGCCGCTCATGGGTCATTTGGTACTTTACAGAGCGGGACATGACGTAATGAATCGTCTGGTGAGGACCATCATAGATTCTCCGGACCATTATCGTCATATTGAATTGGGGGCTGATCTTCCTGAAGACATCATGGTGGGCCGCCGTTTGTGGGCATTTTCGTGA